The Corylus avellana chromosome ca8, CavTom2PMs-1.0 genome has a segment encoding these proteins:
- the LOC132190273 gene encoding probable cinnamyl alcohol dehydrogenase 1, whose translation MSSASSNEDCLGWAARDASGVLSPYKFTRRAVGRDDVSIKITHCGICYADVVWTRNKHGDSKYPVVPGHEIAGIVKEVGTNVHRFKVGDHVGVGTYVNSCRDCEFCNKKLEVHCAKGAVYTFNGIDMDGTITKGGYSDYIVVHERYCYTIPDSYPLASAAPLLCAGITVYAPMMRHKMNQVGKSLGVIGLGGLGHMAVKFGKAFGLNVTVFSTSISKKEEALSLLGADKFVVSSDQKEMEALVKSLDFIIDTASGEHPLDPYISILKTTGILVVVCAPSELKFNPLGLLLEMRTITGSGVGGTKDIQEMLNFCAAHKIYPQIEVVPIQYANEALERLLKKDVKYRFVIDIENSLK comes from the exons ATGAGCTCTGCAAGTTCAAATGAAGACTGCCTTGGATGGGCCGCAAGAGATGCATCTGGAGTTCTCTCACCTTACAAATTCACcagaag GGCTGTTGGAAGAGACGATGTTTCTATAAAAATCACACACTGTGGAATTTGTTATGCCGATGTAGTCTGGACCAGGAACAAACATGGAGACTCCAAGTATCCTGTAGTGCCTGG ACATGAGATTGCAGGGATTGTGAAAGAGGTTGGCACCAACGTCCATCGTTTCAAAGTTGGCGACCATGTTGGGGTGGGAACTTACGTTAACTCTTGCAGAGATTGTGAGTTCTGTAACAAAAAGCTAGAAGTTCATTGTGCAAAGGGAGCTGTTTACACTTTTAACGGCATTGATATGGATGGTACAATCACCAAAGGAGGATACTCCGACTACATTGTTGTCCACGAAAG GTACTGCTATACTATTCCTGATAGCTATCCATTGGCTTCAGCTGCGCCTTTGCTTTGTGCTGGAATTACTGTTTATGCTCCTATGATGCGCCATAAGATGAATCAAGTTGGCAAATCTCTTGGAGTGATTGGCCTTGGTGGTCTAGGCCACATGGCAGTTAAGTTTGGgaaagcttttgggttgaatgtAACAGTTTTTAGCACAAGCATATCCAAGAAGGAGGAAGCCCTGAGTCTTCTAGGTGCAGACAAATTTGTGGTTTCATCTGACCAAAAGGAGATGGAG gcccTGGTTAAGTCACTTGACTTTATAATTGACACAGCATCTGGTGAACACCCACTTGATCCATACATATCAATCTTAAAGACTACTGGCATTCTGGTCGTAGTGTGTGCACCGAGTGAACTCAAGTTCAACCCTTTGGGCCTTTTACTAG AAATGAGAACCATTACTGGAAGTGGAGTTGGAGGTACGAAAGACATACAGGAAATGTTAAATTTCTGTGCTGCTCACAAAATATATCCTCAGATCGAAGTAGTTCCAATTCAATATGCAAATGAAGCTCTTGAGAGGCTGTTAAAGAAAGATGTCAAGTACCGGTTCGTGATTGACATTGAAAACTCCCTGAAATGA
- the LOC132189463 gene encoding proteasome subunit alpha type-4-like, producing MSRRYDSRTTIFSPEGRLYQVEYAMEAIGNAGTAIGILSKDGVVLVGEKKVTSKLLQTSTSTEKMYKIDDHVACAVAGIMSDANILINTARVQAQRYTFAYQEPMPVEQLVQSLCDTKQGYTQFGGLRPFGVSFLFAGWDKNFGFQLYMSDPSGNYGGWKAAAIGANNQAAQSMLKQDYKDEISREEAVELALKVLSKTMDSTSLTSDKLELAEVFVLPSGKVKYQVCPPELLSKLLVKLGMTQPTAAEI from the coding sequence ATGTCTCGAAGGTATGATAGCCGCACAACGATATTCTCTCCAGAAGGTCGTCTCTACCAAGTTGAATATGCAATGGAGGCCATTGGAAATGCTGGAACTGCAATAGGGATTTTATCCAAGGATGGAGTTGTCTTGGTTGGTGAAAAGAAGGTCACTTCCAAGCTCCTTCAAACCTCAACATCAACTGAAAAGATGTATAAGATTGATGACCATGTAGCGTGTGCTGTTGCTGGAATAATGTCAGATGCCAACATCCTTATCAACACGGCTAGAGTCCAAGCCCAGCGTTATACTTTTGCTTACCAAGAGCCAATGCCTGTTGAGCAGCTTGTCCAATCTCTCTGTGACACCAAACAAGGTTACACACAATTTGGTGGGCTCCGTCCATTTGgtgtttcatttctttttgcagGTTGGGACAAAAATTTTGGTTTCCAGCTTTATATGAGTGACCCAAGTGGAAACTATGGTGGTTGGAAGGCTGCAGCGATTGGGGCAAACAACCAGGCAGCACAGTCCATGCTTAAGCAGGATTACAAGGATGAAATCTCAAGAGAAGAAGCAGTTGAGCTTGCACTGAAAGTGCTCAGTAAGACAATGGACAGCACCAGTCTTACTTCAGATAAGCTAGAATTGGCTGAAGTATTCGTCTTGCCTTCTGGAAAAGTGAAGTACCAGGTATGCCCACCGGAGTTGCTGAGCAAGTTGTTAGTGAAGTTGGGAATGACCCAACCTACTGCCGCTGAGATATGA